A stretch of Schistocerca americana isolate TAMUIC-IGC-003095 chromosome 3, iqSchAmer2.1, whole genome shotgun sequence DNA encodes these proteins:
- the LOC124605911 gene encoding uncharacterized protein LOC124605911, which translates to MKKGFTCYWSGRQEANIYVEAVEYTSDRVVRIRLRTRNVMKDFIQVYAPQTGNKEENIEDLLEVLKSIITDVQAIVMGNLNYQVGKERLGKEEIIGPYGYGRKNEEGEKLVDFCERNGLTVATHGSVKRIAKR; encoded by the coding sequence ATGAAGAAAGGCTTCACATGCTACTGGAGTGGCAGACAGGAAGCCAATATATATGTGGAAGCAGTAGAATACACAAGTGACAGGGTGGTGAGGATTCGGCTGAGGACAAGGAATGTAATGAAGGACTTCATCCAAGTATATGCACCACAAACAGGAAATAAAGAAGAGAACATAGAGGATCTTCTAGAGGTATTAAAGAGTATAATTACAGATGTGCAAGCAATAGTAATGGGTAACCTAAATTATCAGGTAGGCAAAGAAAGGCTAGGGAAGGAGGAGATAATTGGCCCATATGGATATGGGAGGAAAAATGAGGAAGGAGAGAAACTGGTTGATTTCTGTGAAAGAAACGGTCTGACTGTGGCAACACATGGTTCCGTAAAAAGAATAGCCAAAAGATAA
- the LOC124606773 gene encoding uncharacterized protein LOC124606773: MTGATQLAYRIRDANNVWISAVLVFRVVWVLADISPISTDFTDRVNSVVNNFVMVMDVVTSWVIVRRYDQDNKCPQGTDGFSSPPIPIHLNHDSNFMEIKTEIKNCLGLPQDGFEVIKLRNKDGTLITLSTLLQGNSASNPYYLDIARIHQNTPASPRVAFSPTYIETVKNKLDSLEKRVSCVESLVPELRTHRLATIDRTMQQLSSKVNFLDKRLEELAPMEWKAHFPHT, encoded by the coding sequence ATGACTGGCGCCACTCAGTTGGCGTATCGAATCAGAGATGCCAATAATGTGTGGATTTCAGCAGTGCTTGTGTTCCGTGTTGTGTGGGTGTTAGCTGACATTTCACCTATATCAACAGACTTCACGGATCGCGTAAATTCTGTTGTCAACAACTTTGTCATGGTTATGGACGTCGTCACGTCGTGGGTCATTGTACGGCGTTACGATCAAGATAACAAATGTCCACAAGGAACAGATGGCTTCAGTTCACCACCTATCCCTATACATTTAAATCATGACTCAAATTTTATGGAAATTAAAACGGAAATAAAAAACTGCTTAGGGCTCCCACAAGATGGTTTTGAAGTGATTAAACTAAGGAATAAAGACGGCACGCTAATAACATTGTCAACTTTACTGCAAGGGAACTCTGCATCAAATCCGTACTACTTGGATATTGCTCGCATTCATCAAAATACCCCAGCTTCCCCGCGAGTGGCATTCTCTCCTACGTATATTGAAACAGTGAAAAATAAGCTCGACAGTCTGGAGAAGCGTGTGTCCTGTGTCGAATCGTTAGTTCCAGAACTCCGCACACATCGCTTGGCAACAATAGATCGTACTATGCAACAGCTGTCGTCGAAGGTTAATTTCCTAGATAAAAGGTTGGAAGAGCTCGCGCCCATGGAATGGAAAGCTCATTTTCCGCATACTTGA